From Candidatus Polarisedimenticolia bacterium, the proteins below share one genomic window:
- the hxsB gene encoding His-Xaa-Ser system radical SAM maturase HxsB yields MPADLGFHPKEHYGLVSAHPYRLLPFRFMRWQTGEVLVVNDVGEHLFLDASSFDAFVRHRLDSGSDTYLDCKAKHLLADSDSTVPIDLLATKYRTKKSFLEGFTKLHLFVVTLRCDHSCHYCQVSRVTEDRERFDMSRETAERAVNLMFRSPARDLKVEFQGGEPLLNFQLIRYLVNYANECNTQEGRRLEFVIATNLSPLTDEMLVFMREHSIFISTSLDGPEAVHNANRPRRGNDSYEITLRNIGRAREALGHDRVSAIMTTTERSLLHPREIIDEYVRQDFDSIFLRPISPYGFAIRTRKAWEYGAQEFIEFYKAALDHVINLNRNGVAFMEVYAQILLRRMLTPFPTGYMDLQSPAGAGVGVVAYNYDGDVYASDEARMLAEMGDFSFRLGNVHEQTYEEIFGGSVLQALQEASCVEALPGCSECAFVPYCGADPIFHWATQGDPVGNRPTSAFCTKNMALLKHLFGLLHSGDAFIEKLFLQWATSQDLPHRLAS; encoded by the coding sequence TTCATCCCAAGGAACACTACGGGTTGGTATCCGCGCACCCTTATCGTCTCCTGCCATTTCGCTTCATGCGATGGCAAACTGGCGAGGTCCTTGTCGTCAATGATGTGGGTGAGCACCTGTTTCTTGATGCTTCAAGCTTCGATGCTTTCGTACGGCATCGTCTGGATTCTGGGTCCGACACTTACCTTGACTGCAAGGCCAAGCACCTTCTCGCAGATTCGGACTCTACGGTGCCAATCGACCTTCTCGCCACCAAGTACCGCACGAAAAAGAGCTTTCTCGAGGGGTTCACCAAACTTCACCTCTTCGTGGTCACCCTGCGGTGCGACCACTCCTGCCATTACTGCCAGGTCTCGCGCGTGACCGAGGATCGGGAGCGGTTTGACATGAGCCGGGAGACAGCCGAAAGAGCTGTCAACCTCATGTTTCGCAGTCCGGCGCGCGACCTCAAGGTCGAATTCCAGGGAGGCGAACCACTGCTCAACTTCCAGTTGATCCGGTACCTCGTAAACTACGCCAATGAATGCAACACGCAGGAGGGCCGTCGCCTGGAGTTTGTGATCGCGACGAATTTATCACCGCTCACAGATGAAATGCTCGTGTTCATGCGGGAGCATTCGATTTTCATTTCGACCTCCCTCGACGGTCCGGAGGCCGTGCACAATGCCAACCGCCCGCGGCGCGGCAACGACAGCTATGAGATCACCCTCCGCAACATTGGCCGCGCCCGGGAGGCACTGGGGCACGATCGAGTCTCCGCCATTATGACAACAACCGAACGCAGCCTTCTCCACCCCCGAGAGATCATCGACGAGTACGTGAGGCAGGACTTCGACTCCATTTTCCTGCGCCCCATTAGCCCCTATGGCTTCGCGATCCGTACAAGAAAGGCTTGGGAGTATGGGGCGCAGGAGTTCATCGAGTTCTACAAGGCTGCATTGGACCACGTCATCAACCTGAACAGGAATGGCGTCGCTTTCATGGAGGTCTACGCGCAGATCCTCCTCAGACGGATGCTCACCCCCTTCCCCACGGGGTACATGGATCTCCAGAGCCCTGCGGGAGCCGGCGTGGGCGTTGTCGCTTATAACTACGATGGCGATGTGTACGCCTCCGATGAAGCCCGTATGCTCGCCGAGATGGGAGACTTCTCCTTCCGATTGGGTAATGTCCACGAGCAAACCTACGAGGAGATCTTCGGAGGCAGCGTTCTGCAGGCGCTCCAGGAGGCCTCTTGCGTTGAGGCTTTGCCTGGGTGCTCGGAATGCGCTTTCGTCCCATACTGTGGCGCTGATCCCATCTTCCATTGGGCAACCCAGGGAGATCCCGTGGGCAACCGCCCCACGAGCGCCTTCTGCACGAAGAATATGGCCTTGCTCAAACACCTCTTCGGTCTATTGCACTCCGGGGATGCTTTCATTGAGAAGCTGTTTCTCCAATGGGCTACCTCCCAGGATCTTCCCCATCGGCTGGCGTCATGA
- the hxsC gene encoding His-Xaa-Ser system radical SAM maturase HxsC, with product MTEKLSAETSLRGYAGVLTTQKLPYGLVPAELCPVIHCVKSLNHLADRDVVALNPNGYVRTLFRVASEHNVLFATDRCNSFCLMCSQPPRDVDDSDRLSEHLRLIELIDPRTREMGITGGEPTLLKDGLIHIVRKCKEFLPQTAIHILSNGRLFYYGSYAHNLAEVGHTDLMVGIPLYADTDHEHDYIVQSRGAFDETMVGFQNLGRHGVAVEVRVVTHRLTVHRLENLAEFIYRNLPFAAHVAFMGLETVGFAVPNIETLWVDPWDYRHELEQATRYLADRGMHVSIYNHQLCTLPVSIWTYSRMSISDWKNEYLPICSACTARERCGGFFSSSIRARHSEHIGPFEVLPA from the coding sequence GTGACCGAGAAGCTTTCGGCCGAAACTTCCCTCCGAGGTTACGCTGGAGTTCTTACAACGCAGAAGCTTCCCTACGGCCTCGTGCCCGCTGAGCTCTGCCCGGTGATCCATTGCGTCAAGTCTCTGAACCATCTGGCCGACCGTGATGTCGTCGCTCTCAACCCCAACGGGTACGTGCGAACTCTGTTTCGCGTGGCCTCCGAGCACAACGTCCTGTTCGCGACTGACAGGTGCAACAGTTTCTGCCTTATGTGTTCCCAACCTCCGCGAGATGTTGACGACAGCGACCGCCTGAGCGAACACCTGCGGCTCATCGAGCTCATCGATCCGCGCACGCGGGAGATGGGCATCACGGGCGGCGAGCCGACCCTGCTGAAGGATGGTCTCATTCATATTGTGCGGAAGTGCAAGGAGTTCCTGCCGCAAACAGCCATTCACATTCTCTCGAACGGTCGCCTCTTCTACTACGGCAGCTACGCGCACAACCTCGCCGAAGTCGGGCACACCGATCTCATGGTCGGCATTCCCTTGTATGCAGACACCGACCACGAGCACGACTATATCGTCCAGTCGCGCGGAGCCTTCGATGAGACGATGGTGGGGTTCCAGAACCTTGGGCGCCACGGGGTAGCCGTCGAGGTGCGCGTCGTCACCCACCGCCTAACCGTGCACCGACTGGAAAATCTCGCAGAATTCATCTATCGGAATCTACCGTTTGCGGCTCACGTTGCGTTTATGGGTCTGGAAACAGTTGGCTTTGCTGTGCCGAACATCGAGACGCTTTGGGTCGATCCGTGGGACTACCGGCACGAGCTGGAACAGGCCACACGGTACCTTGCCGACCGAGGAATGCATGTCTCGATCTACAACCACCAGCTCTGCACGCTTCCAGTGTCGATCTGGACCTATTCTCGAATGTCGATTTCTGACTGGAAGAACGAGTATCTGCCGATCTGCTCGGCGTGCACGGCACGCGAGAGGTGTGGCGGTTTCTTCAGCTCGTCGATTCGAGCGCGGCACAGCGAGCACATAGGGCCATTCGAGGTACTCCCCGCATGA